The Paraburkholderia largidicola DNA segment ACCACTTCCGAGCGGTTGATGTCGAGATCGACGCCGCGCAGCACTTCAACTTCGCCGAAGCGCTTGCGCAGATCGCGCACTTCGATCAGCGGCGCCGGACCGGATTGCGTCATATCGAGCGTAGAGGAAGCAGAAGAAGCGGGCATGTCGACGAGTGCATTCATGATGAACCTTGATTTTCGATTACGCCATGAAGCGGGCAACGCGCGCTTCCGCCCACATGCCCGCGCGCGACGTGAGTTCGACGAGGGCGAGATAGCACACGCACAGCATCAGCAAGGTCTCGACGAAAGCGAACGTCGCGGAGCCGATGCCCGTCAGCACGAACGTCAGTTCGGGCACGGTGACGATCGACAGCACGGCCGTTTCCTTGCTGAGCACGATGGTGAGATTGGTCAGCGCGGGCACGATCAGCACCAGCATTTGCGGCACCTGGATGCGCAGCACAGCTTGCCAGCGCGTGAGGCCGAGACACGACGCGGCTTCGAGATGTCCGCGCGGTATCGATTGAAAACCGGAGCGAAACGCTTCCGCGAAATACGCGCTGCCGTACAGGCCGAGACCGAGCACGCCGGCTGTCAGTGGTTCGAGCGTCAGGCCGATGGATGGGCCGCCGTAATAGAGCAGGAACAGTTGAACGAGAAACGGCGTGCCACGAAACAGTTCGATATACACGCGCAAAACGCCGCGCACCCAGCGTCCGCAAAACAGTTGCAGCACGGCGATCAGGAAGCCGATCAGCAGGCCGAGCGCGACGCCGGCGATCCATGTGCCGAGTGTCGTCGCGAGACCGGCGGCGATCGGCTGAAGATTGTGCGTGATGATGGTGGGATCGAATTGCTGCATCGTTCGGCCCTCAGGTGTGTTGCAGACGATGCTCGGCGGCGTGCGCGACCAGCGCCAGCGCGCCGCATATCACGAAGTAGATCAGCCCCGCCGCGACATAGGCTTCGAGCGGCCGGTACGTGCTGGCCGCGATGTTCTGCGCGGTGCGCGTGATTTCGGCCACGCCGACCACGGAAATCAGCGACGACGCCTTGATCAGCAGCACCATTTCATTGACGAGCGAGGGCAACGTCATGCGGAAGGCTTGCGGCACCTGAATGCGCCGCAGCATGTCGATGGGCGAGAGGCCGAGCATGCGCGCCGCTTCGATCTGGCCGGGCGGAATGTTCAGAAAGCCGCCGCGCAGAATTTCCGCGATATACGACGCGGAACAGAGCGACACCGCGCTGATCGCGGCGACGACAGGCGACACGTTGATGCCGACGAAGGGCAGCAGGTAATAGACGAGCAGCAGTTGCACGAGCATCGGCACGCCGCGAAAGAAGAACACATACGCGCCGCCGAAGCGCTGCGCGAGTCTGTTCGGCGACAGCCGCGCCGAGCACACGCCAATGCCGACGAAGAAGCCGATCACGAGTCCCGTCAGCGAAATGCCGATGGTCGCGAGCGCGGCTTGCAGCAGTAGCGGAAAACCTTGAGCGAAAACGTGGGCGCTGAACATGGCCTGTTGCCTGCAAGAAAGGACATGTAAGCGGCGCGCCCGAAAGCGGGAGCGCCGCGCGATTCAGGGCATCAATAGTTGGGCGTGGGCATCGTGGTGGGCGCGTCCATCGCCACGCCGAACCACTTCTTCTGCAACGATGCGAGACGGCCGTCGTTGTGCATCTTGACCAGTGCGGCGTTGAACGCGTCGGCGAGCGGCTTGCTGTCGGCATCCTTGCGCAGGCAGTAGGCGAAGTACACTTTCGCGCCGAACGGCGGCGTCACGACGGCGAACGCTTCGGGGCGCTGTTTCGCGACGTAGGCGATGTTCGTCATCGAGTTGGCGACTGCAGCGATGCGGCCCGCTGCGAGATCCGCATACGCCTGATTGTTGTCGACGTATTCGCGCACTTCGGGCTGCTTCGGCAGTGTCGCGATGTAGGCCTTCAGCTGATCGAGCTGCGCGGAGCCTTTGCCTGCACCCACCGTTTTGCCGACGATATCCGACGACTGCTTGATGGAGGTATCGTTGGCGCGCTTGAGAAGGGCGTCGGTCGCATCGGCGACGGGCAGCGTGTACGTGTAGCGCTCCATGCGCGCTTTCGTCACCGTGAGCGGGCCGCCCACCATGTCGAACTTGCCGGCTTCGAGGCCGGGCAGCACGCTCGGCCAGGGCAGATCGATGAAGCGCACCTTCACGCCGAGTTCTTTGCCGACTTCGGCGAACAGATCCTTGTTGAAGCCGGCCTGCTGGCCGTTCTCGAGGAAGTCGAACGGCGCGAACTGCATCTCCGTGCCGACCACGAGTTCACCCGCCTTCTTGACCTTCGCGAGTTGATCTTCCGCGTGCGCGCCGACACTGGCCACGGACGCAGCGGCGCAGAACGCCACCATCGCGAGACGACACTTCCAGCCTGCAAAGATACCCATAGAGATTCTCCCGTTGGCAAAGCGTGTCGCGCTCGACGTGGCAGGGCGCGAATCATGCGAGGCAGTATATACCGCTGGTTTTGCGCGAAAAAAATAATCGCATGCTGTCAAACCCTAATGCCGCTGGCGCATCTTCTGCAGAGGAATGCAGCCGGGTGCAATGCAACTTGCGATTGCGCTTTTGGCGGTATATACAACGTGAAACTCTCGCTGATCCGCATGCGGAGCGAAGCGTGTATCGACGCATGTACTGAATCATCAGTTCAATCTTCGTGATGAAGGAGTCCCTTGATGCAGCCAGTCACTCGCATTCCAATTGTCGATCTGGCCGGCGTACGCGCCGGCGACCGCGACGCGCTCGTGCGCGCGGGCCGCGAGATACGCGACGCATGCACGACGATCGGCTTCTTCTACATCGTCAATCATGGCGTGCCGCAGGCGGTGATCGATCGTGCGGAACAGGCGGCGCGCGAGTTCTTCGCGTTTCCCGTCGAGACGAAACGGCGCGCGGCGGTGAATCATCGGCATCGCGGCTTCAATGCGCTCGGCGACGCGACGATGTACCAGGCAAAGCGCCCCGATTACAAGGAGTTCTATAGCATCGGTCTGGAGTTGCCCGAGAGCGATCCCGATGTGCTCGCTGGCCAGGCGCTGCGTGGGCCGAACAACTGGCCGGATTTCATGCCGGCGTTGCAGCCCGCGTTGTACGGCTATTACGAGGAAGTCGGCGCCTGTGGTGCGGACTTGCTGCGCGCTGTAGCGACGGGCCTGGGCGTTTCCGGGGATTTCTTCGCGCCGCGCTATACGAAGCGGATGCAGCGCACGCAGATGGTCTACTATCCGCCGCAGCCGCCGCAATCCGATGATGACCAGTTCGGCGTCGCGCCGCATACCGACTATGGCTGTATCACGCTGCTGTGGCAGGATCGGGTTGGCGGCTTGCAGGTGCGCGAGATCGCCAACGAGACGTGGATCGAGGCGCCACCTATCGAAGGCAGTTTCGTCGTGAACGTCGGCGATCTGCTGGCACGCTGGACGAATGACCGCTTCCGCTCGACGCTGCATCGCGTGATCAACGCATCGGGCCGCGAGCGCTATTCGATCGCGACGTTCTATGATCCGACCTATACGTCGAACGTCGATCCGCGCGATCTCGGTACGCCGGACGCCGACAGCAAATACGAACCCGTCGCTGCGGGCGACTATATCCTGGGCCGCATCAACAGTTCGATGGGGTATCGGAAGAAGCTCGCCGCAGAGCAAGGCACGACATAAGGAACCGCATGACAGTGAACGAACGGGCCGCGCTCGCATCGACTTTGGCCGCGTTACGCGAAGCGTTGGGCGACGACGCGGTACGCGTGGGCGATGAAATCGGCGAACGCTCGATGACGGACTGGACGCGCCATGAACCCACGCGTCCCGCCGCCTTGTTGTTGCCGCGCACGACAGAGCAGGTCGCACGCGCGCTGATGATCTGCAACGAAGCGCGCCAGAGCATCGTGCCGCAAGGCGGGATGACGGGCCTTGCAGGCGGCTCGATTCCGCGCGCGACGGATATCGCTTTGTCGCTGGACCGTCTTGCTGGCGTCGAGGAGATCGACAGCGCTGCGGCGACCATCACGGTGCGGGCTGGCACGACCTTGCAGGCCGCGCAGGAGGCGGCGGCGCAAGCGGGCTTCGAACTCGCGCTCGATCTCGGCGCGCGCGGGTCCTGCCAGATCGGCGGCAATCTCGCCACGAATGCGGGCGGCAATCGCGTGATTCAATCGGGCACCGCGCGCGATCAGGTGCTCGGTCTCGAAGTGGTGCTAGCGAACGGCGCGGTGTTGAGTTCGCTGAACAAGATGGTGAAGAACAACACCGGCTATGACCTGAAGCACTGGTTCATCGGCTCGGAAGGGACGCTCGGCGTGATCACGCGCGCGGTGCTGAAGCTGCAGCCGCAGCGTGCGTCGCGTCATACGGCGCTCGTTGCGCTGAGTGACTACGAGCAGGCCGTTGGTTTGCTGCGCCGGCTCTTGACGCGCTTCGGCAACGACATCGGCGCATTCGAGATCATGTGGCCGGACTTCTTCGACTTCGGCGTGAAGTTGACGGGCGCGCGCTCGCCATTTGCCGAAGCGCATCCGTTATATGCATTGATCGAGCATGCGAGCTTCGATGCCGATGACGATGGCTCGCGTTTTTCCGGCGTGCTGATGGAGGCGCTCGATGAAGCGGCGATCCGCGATGCCGTGATCGCGCAGTCGGTTGCCGATACGCGCGCACTGTGGGCAATCCGCGAATGCACGGCGGAATTCCCCGTCAAGCTCGATCCCATCAACTTCGATGTGAGTTTGCCGATCGGCGAGATCGGCGCATTCGTCGATCGTTGTCGCGTGGCGATCGACCGCGCCTGGCCGGGCAACGAGTCGTATTTCTTCGGCCATATCGGCGATTCGAATCTGCATCTGACTGTCGACGGGCATTCCGTGCCGGGCGTCGATCATCACGATGTGTATGCGCTCGTCTATGACATGCTTGCGCCGCTGCGCGGTTCGGTGTCGGCGGAACACGGGATCGGGTCGCTCAAGCGCGAGTTCTTGCCGGTGTCGCGCTCGAATGAAGAACTCGCCGTGATGAAGGCGATCAAGCATGCGCTCGATCCGAATGGGATTTTGAATCCTGGGAAGTTATTCTAGTTCGTTGGCAGCGCCGGTTCGTCATGTATGCCGCAGCATTCATGACGAACCGTCAACGCTCAATGCGCATCCAGATACCTGACAATCGTCGGAAACACATCGAGCGCCGCGCGCTTGCCGAACACGCAATCGATATGTCCATATCCGTCGATCACATGGCGTTCGTAGTTCTCCGGACCGAACCGCTCAACTAGCAGATCGTAGGTCATCTCCGTGCTGGTCGGCAGATAGCAGAGGTTCTTCGAGCCGTGAATGAACGCGATGGGTAGCTTCATGCCCGCGATGTTCGGCATATACACGTCGTCTCCATTCGCATCGACCACGTGCCCCGCGCGCACCATTGCCGCGAGCTGATTGAACAGCTCGACATCGTGAATGCCGAATAGCTCCTGCAGGTTCGCGTGCAGCTGTTCATCGAGCTGCTCGTGCTCGTAGAGCAGACCATACAGGAATGTCGCGCGATGGCACACGGGGCTATTGCACGTTTCGTCGCGCTCGACAGGGAAGAACTTCAGCGCATCGTCGAGCAGGTTGTGCGGCCATTTTTCGTGCTGCGTATACGCGGTCATATCCTTGATGCCGAGATGCTGGAGAATCTGCGGCGTGTGCAGTCCCGCCTTGATCCGCTGCAACAGTCCCGGCACGGGATGCGCCGATACCTGCGACATCACCGCGGACCGCACGCCCTTGAGTCCCGACATCAGCGACATGCTCAAGGCCAGCCCGCCCAGACAATGCCCGATGACCTGAATCCCGTCTGTGCCCGTGAGCTCGCGCACCTTCGCGACAGCGGCCGGAATGTCGTAGCGCGCGATTTCATCGGCGGTCGTGCGTTCGGTTGCCGTCGGCAGTTCGATGCTCACGCGCAGATCGACGAGCCACACGTCGTAGTGCGCAGCGCACAGGAACTCGACGAGGTTCGTGCCGATCAGGTCCGTCGAGAAAATGCGGCTCGATACGCCTGAGCCGTGAATCAGCAGTAGCGGTCCCTTGCTGCCGCCGTGATAACGGGCGAGCCGCAGCGTCTTGCCGTCGTCGGTATTGAAGTAGGTGATCTGCGGCGCGGGCGCCCGCAGCGCCCGGCGCACGCGCGGCGGCGCATCGGGATTGAAATACTGCAGCGGCGCAGCGACGCCGCCGTATTCCGTGTACAGCACGCCCGCAAAAAAGCGGCCGAATTTCAGCGTATATGCGAGGCGCGTTTCGATGTCGGGCGTATTCGTCACCTCGATGGTGCGCTGCTGCTTGAGGAAATTCTCCGGCGTGATGATGAGCGTCGCGTGACCGATGACGGGCGCGTCGTCTGCATCGGACTCGCGGATCTTCGCGTAGAGCGTGTTGGTCTGCGTCCACAGTTCCGTCAACGACGTGTGCGTGATGATCTTCTGACCGATCAGATAAAAATGCTTGCCGTCGACGGTGTCGAGCGTCATCCGGTAATTCATGTTGCGCCGTTCGACGTTTGTTTCATCGACGACGAACAGGTTGAAGATGCCGTCGTTGACGGTCATCGGTTGCGGCGACAAGGCGGTGCACGTCAACGTGCCGATCATGTGTGCCTGATGCTGCGAGTTCGCGAGCATGTCGTCGAGATCGTCGGAGACGACGGTCACGGTGAAGTTGATGGGCGTGCCTTCCGCTGGATCGTCCCGTTGACCCGCCGGCTTCGTATCGCCAACGAAATACGTGCCGATCATCGTCTCGGTGAAGCGCAAGCCGATTTTCAGCGGGGGCGGCGGGGCGGTGTTGCCCGCTGCGTCATAGTCGATCTTCCAGCCGCGCGACTGCGCAAGCTGCGCGCAATTGCGCTCGGCGAGCGCCGAGATCGTCAGCAACGGGTTCACGCCGAGCGAGAGCGGCATCACCGCGCCGTCCATTACGTACAGCCCGTCGTGCACCGCGTTGCCGTCCGTGCCGGAAAACACGCGGCCCGCCTGATCGACGACGCCGTGCGCGGCATCGTCCGCCATCCCGCACCCACCCAACGGATGCACGGTCACGGTGCGGTTCTGAAACAGGTCGGCGGAAATCGGGTTGCGCACATACGTGCCACCGAGCGCGCCTGTGGCTGCGATCAGCGTCTTTTCGACGGTTTCATAGATGGGCTGCTTGCCCGCGTTCGGCCAGTTCACGCGCGGGCGGCCATTTTCGACGGTGATCTGGCCGCTTTCGTCGTCGTGCGCCATCACCAGGAAGGTCTGCGTGTTGCGCATCGCGCCGTGATACGGGCCGCGCAAAATGCTCTCGGCAATGCGCGCTTCGTCCGCGAGAGGCGGATCGCCTGCCGGGTCCGGCATCTCGACGCCTTCGACAGGCGCGGCGAGACCGAGCACGCCCATCAGGCCGAGGCCGATCGGCGCGGCCACCGATCCTTCCTCGATCACGAAGCCGTCCTTCA contains these protein-coding regions:
- a CDS encoding amino acid ABC transporter permease — encoded protein: MFSAHVFAQGFPLLLQAALATIGISLTGLVIGFFVGIGVCSARLSPNRLAQRFGGAYVFFFRGVPMLVQLLLVYYLLPFVGINVSPVVAAISAVSLCSASYIAEILRGGFLNIPPGQIEAARMLGLSPIDMLRRIQVPQAFRMTLPSLVNEMVLLIKASSLISVVGVAEITRTAQNIAASTYRPLEAYVAAGLIYFVICGALALVAHAAEHRLQHT
- a CDS encoding alpha/beta fold hydrolase gives rise to the protein MNRLSSALSAMKDHYEVVVVGSGYGGAIAASRMARAKRSVCLLERGREFMAGDFPATPPEGVAQMQYNTGVAQIGSPLALLEVHVNPDVNVVVGCGLGGTSLINANVALKPDARLWDDPRWPAALRADQANLDICYERARTMLGATPVPDDYPNLPKLDALALSAQRLGMSDRFYRPPITVTFKDGKNAAGVDQQRCIGCGDCNSGCNHGAKNSTHMNYLPDAVAHGAQIFTGAAVHSVVRDNERGVWCVRYQPADLKRELYDAPELFVTADIVILSAGTLGSTAILLRSQEAGLPVSKQLGQHFTGNGDVLAFAFNTDKVINGVGWGTHPAGDIPPVGPCITGIIDHRNTPDVKDGFVIEEGSVAAPIGLGLMGVLGLAAPVEGVEMPDPAGDPPLADEARIAESILRGPYHGAMRNTQTFLVMAHDDESGQITVENGRPRVNWPNAGKQPIYETVEKTLIAATGALGGTYVRNPISADLFQNRTVTVHPLGGCGMADDAAHGVVDQAGRVFSGTDGNAVHDGLYVMDGAVMPLSLGVNPLLTISALAERNCAQLAQSRGWKIDYDAAGNTAPPPPLKIGLRFTETMIGTYFVGDTKPAGQRDDPAEGTPINFTVTVVSDDLDDMLANSQHQAHMIGTLTCTALSPQPMTVNDGIFNLFVVDETNVERRNMNYRMTLDTVDGKHFYLIGQKIITHTSLTELWTQTNTLYAKIRESDADDAPVIGHATLIITPENFLKQQRTIEVTNTPDIETRLAYTLKFGRFFAGVLYTEYGGVAAPLQYFNPDAPPRVRRALRAPAPQITYFNTDDGKTLRLARYHGGSKGPLLLIHGSGVSSRIFSTDLIGTNLVEFLCAAHYDVWLVDLRVSIELPTATERTTADEIARYDIPAAVAKVRELTGTDGIQVIGHCLGGLALSMSLMSGLKGVRSAVMSQVSAHPVPGLLQRIKAGLHTPQILQHLGIKDMTAYTQHEKWPHNLLDDALKFFPVERDETCNSPVCHRATFLYGLLYEHEQLDEQLHANLQELFGIHDVELFNQLAAMVRAGHVVDANGDDVYMPNIAGMKLPIAFIHGSKNLCYLPTSTEMTYDLLVERFGPENYERHVIDGYGHIDCVFGKRAALDVFPTIVRYLDAH
- a CDS encoding isopenicillin N synthase family dioxygenase yields the protein MQPVTRIPIVDLAGVRAGDRDALVRAGREIRDACTTIGFFYIVNHGVPQAVIDRAEQAAREFFAFPVETKRRAAVNHRHRGFNALGDATMYQAKRPDYKEFYSIGLELPESDPDVLAGQALRGPNNWPDFMPALQPALYGYYEEVGACGADLLRAVATGLGVSGDFFAPRYTKRMQRTQMVYYPPQPPQSDDDQFGVAPHTDYGCITLLWQDRVGGLQVREIANETWIEAPPIEGSFVVNVGDLLARWTNDRFRSTLHRVINASGRERYSIATFYDPTYTSNVDPRDLGTPDADSKYEPVAAGDYILGRINSSMGYRKKLAAEQGTT
- a CDS encoding transporter substrate-binding domain-containing protein, whose translation is MGIFAGWKCRLAMVAFCAAASVASVGAHAEDQLAKVKKAGELVVGTEMQFAPFDFLENGQQAGFNKDLFAEVGKELGVKVRFIDLPWPSVLPGLEAGKFDMVGGPLTVTKARMERYTYTLPVADATDALLKRANDTSIKQSSDIVGKTVGAGKGSAQLDQLKAYIATLPKQPEVREYVDNNQAYADLAAGRIAAVANSMTNIAYVAKQRPEAFAVVTPPFGAKVYFAYCLRKDADSKPLADAFNAALVKMHNDGRLASLQKKWFGVAMDAPTTMPTPNY
- a CDS encoding amino acid ABC transporter permease, which encodes MQQFDPTIITHNLQPIAAGLATTLGTWIAGVALGLLIGFLIAVLQLFCGRWVRGVLRVYIELFRGTPFLVQLFLLYYGGPSIGLTLEPLTAGVLGLGLYGSAYFAEAFRSGFQSIPRGHLEAASCLGLTRWQAVLRIQVPQMLVLIVPALTNLTIVLSKETAVLSIVTVPELTFVLTGIGSATFAFVETLLMLCVCYLALVELTSRAGMWAEARVARFMA
- a CDS encoding FAD-binding oxidoreductase; translation: MTVNERAALASTLAALREALGDDAVRVGDEIGERSMTDWTRHEPTRPAALLLPRTTEQVARALMICNEARQSIVPQGGMTGLAGGSIPRATDIALSLDRLAGVEEIDSAAATITVRAGTTLQAAQEAAAQAGFELALDLGARGSCQIGGNLATNAGGNRVIQSGTARDQVLGLEVVLANGAVLSSLNKMVKNNTGYDLKHWFIGSEGTLGVITRAVLKLQPQRASRHTALVALSDYEQAVGLLRRLLTRFGNDIGAFEIMWPDFFDFGVKLTGARSPFAEAHPLYALIEHASFDADDDGSRFSGVLMEALDEAAIRDAVIAQSVADTRALWAIRECTAEFPVKLDPINFDVSLPIGEIGAFVDRCRVAIDRAWPGNESYFFGHIGDSNLHLTVDGHSVPGVDHHDVYALVYDMLAPLRGSVSAEHGIGSLKREFLPVSRSNEELAVMKAIKHALDPNGILNPGKLF